Proteins encoded together in one Bactrocera neohumeralis isolate Rockhampton chromosome 4, APGP_CSIRO_Bneo_wtdbg2-racon-allhic-juicebox.fasta_v2, whole genome shotgun sequence window:
- the LOC126757337 gene encoding uncharacterized protein LOC126757337, producing the protein MPSIWDKMCEVFTSLVRPTRRKTRRVTFSPSTLHRELIRHLEHSASRNPFFNFLAEVRMKVNGGELMQSNCGSMSSRVSAHIVKTASRLWNSMTDEQKRPYRTIAMEQRKLKRLRRRRSYLTARRRKKRKPPVECKFLLPPVPTQEEKL; encoded by the coding sequence ATGCCATCCATATGGGACAAAATGTGCGAAGTATTCACATCGCTGGTGCGACCGACGCGTCGGAAGACACGTCGGGTCACCTTCAGTCCAAGCACCCTGCATCGTGAACTCATACGACACTTGGAACATTCGGCTTCCCGTAATCCATTTTTCAATTTCCTAGCCGAGGTTCGTATGAAGGTCAACGGTGGCGAATTAATGCAGTCAAATTGTGGTTCGATGTCTTCGCGCGTAAGTGCTCACATCGTCAAGACGGCTAGCCGTTTATGGAATTCaatgacagacgagcaaaagaGGCCGTACCGGACCATAGCCATGGAGCAGCGAAAACTGAAGAGACTGCGGCGAAGGCGTTCCTACTTAACAGCACGTCGACGAAAGAAACGCAAACCGCCAGTTGAATGCAAATTTCTCTTACCACCGGTGCCCACTCAAGAAGAAAAACTGTAA
- the LOC126757338 gene encoding uncharacterized protein LOC126757338, producing MTAIWDKMCEVFTLLVRPTRRKTRVTFSPSTLHREIIRHTKLSASPNPFFNFLAEVRMKANGGELMHPGCGSMSARESARIAKTAGRLWNSMSDEQKQPYRSIAMEQRKLKRLRRRRSYLSARRRRERKTPVECKFLLPPPPTHQEHL from the coding sequence ATGACAGCCATTTGGGACAAAATGTGTGAAGTATTCACGTTGCTGGTTCGGCCGACGCGTCGCAAGACCCGCGTTACCTTCAGTCCAAGCACCCTACATCGTGAAATCATTCGGCACACCAAACTATCGGCTTCCCCTAACCCGTTTTTCAACTTTCTAGCCGAAGTGCGTATGAAAGCCAACGGTGGGGAATTAATGCACCCTGGCTGTGGTTCGATGTCGGCGCGGGAAAGTGCTCGCATCGCCAAGACAGCAGGCCGTTTGTGGAATTCTATGAGTGATGAACAAAAACAGCCATATCGAAGCATTGCAATGGAGCAGCGGAAACTGAAGAGGCTGCGACGAAGGCGTTCCTACCTATCTGCACGCAGGCGAAGGGAACGCAAAACGCCAGTCGAATGTAAATTTCTTTTACCGCCGCCGCCCACCCATCAAGAACATCTGTAA